One Chloroflexota bacterium DNA window includes the following coding sequences:
- the hemL gene encoding glutamate-1-semialdehyde 2,1-aminomutase translates to MARAERLFPGGVNSPVRAFRAVGGVPRVIERASGARLWDVDGNELIDYIGSWGPMILGHAHPAVIAAVMEAAARGTSFGAPNPGEVALADEIVAAMPSIEQLRFVNSGTEAAMSAVRLARAFTGRDRIIKMAGGYHGHADALLVRAGSGATGLPASAGVTAGAAADTLVVDYNDLEAAAALLRRGDVAAVIVEPVAANMGVVLPDPGYLEGLRRLTARHGTLLIFDEVITGFRVARGGAQDLYRVRPDLTILGKIIGGGLPVGAYGGSTEIMGLVAPLGPLYQAGTLSGNPLAMAAGLATLRELTPSVYEQLEEAGAVLEAGLAEAAADAGVAARLERAGSLLTLFFDDDARFARFFHAMLEAGVMLPPSQHEAWFLSAAHGRGELDATLDAAGRALAGLGASDA, encoded by the coding sequence ATGGCTCGCGCTGAGCGGCTCTTTCCGGGCGGCGTCAATTCGCCGGTGCGCGCCTTCCGCGCGGTTGGCGGCGTTCCGCGAGTGATCGAGCGTGCATCCGGCGCACGCCTGTGGGACGTGGACGGCAACGAGCTGATCGACTACATCGGCTCCTGGGGACCCATGATCCTGGGGCACGCGCATCCCGCGGTGATTGCCGCCGTGATGGAGGCCGCCGCTCGGGGCACGTCCTTCGGGGCGCCGAACCCCGGCGAGGTGGCGCTGGCCGACGAGATCGTGGCGGCCATGCCGTCGATCGAGCAGCTGCGCTTCGTGAACAGCGGCACCGAGGCGGCCATGTCGGCCGTGCGGCTGGCGCGGGCGTTCACCGGCCGGGACCGGATCATCAAGATGGCTGGCGGGTACCACGGGCATGCCGACGCCCTGCTGGTGCGTGCCGGGTCCGGTGCCACCGGGCTGCCCGCCAGCGCTGGGGTGACCGCGGGCGCTGCGGCGGACACCCTGGTGGTCGATTACAACGACCTCGAGGCGGCCGCCGCACTGCTCAGGCGCGGGGACGTGGCGGCGGTGATCGTGGAGCCCGTCGCGGCCAACATGGGCGTGGTCTTGCCCGACCCGGGCTATCTCGAGGGGCTTCGCCGCCTGACCGCCCGGCACGGGACGCTGCTCATCTTCGACGAGGTGATCACCGGCTTCCGGGTGGCTCGTGGCGGTGCCCAGGATCTGTACCGGGTTCGGCCGGACCTCACCATCCTGGGCAAGATAATCGGAGGTGGGCTGCCGGTGGGCGCTTACGGTGGATCAACCGAGATCATGGGACTGGTAGCTCCTCTCGGGCCTCTCTACCAGGCGGGCACCCTGTCGGGCAATCCGTTGGCCATGGCCGCCGGGTTGGCGACGCTGCGGGAGCTCACGCCATCGGTCTATGAGCAGTTGGAGGAGGCTGGCGCCGTGCTGGAGGCAGGCCTGGCGGAGGCTGCGGCCGACGCCGGCGTGGCGGCGCGTCTGGAGCGCGCCGGCTCGCTGCTCACCCTCTTCTTCGACGACGACGCACGCTTTGCGCGCTTCTTCCATGCCATGCTCGAGGCGGGGGTGATGCTGCCGCCCTCCCAGCACGAGGCCTGGTTCCTCTCCGCCGCGCACGGACGCGGCGAGCTCGATGCGACGCTGGACGCGGCCGGTCGCGCACTCGCAGGGCTCGGAGCATCGGATGCTTGA
- a CDS encoding chlorite dismutase family protein: protein MSDERFVHAWLLRLDPAWRRQAATEREAEIAAFCAAAERSQARVMQHAYSTIGLRAEGDLLLWRMADRIEEIEETAADLLASGIGRWMTPAISMIGLTRPSQYVKRPSSQEQSLFSGERSRYLVVYPFVKSVDWYLTPAEERQEVMKGHMRVGHRFPQVRQLLAYSFGLDDQEFIVAYETDELVAFQDLVRELRETESRRSTVRDTPIITGIHRPLGEILRQLSGSAT, encoded by the coding sequence ATGAGCGACGAACGCTTCGTGCATGCCTGGCTGCTGCGCCTGGATCCAGCGTGGCGACGTCAGGCGGCGACCGAGCGCGAGGCGGAGATCGCCGCGTTCTGTGCGGCCGCCGAACGCTCACAGGCGCGCGTGATGCAGCACGCCTACTCGACCATCGGCCTGCGGGCGGAGGGCGACCTGCTGCTGTGGCGCATGGCCGACCGGATCGAGGAGATCGAGGAGACGGCGGCGGACCTGCTGGCCAGCGGCATCGGTCGCTGGATGACGCCGGCCATCTCGATGATCGGGCTGACGCGGCCGAGCCAGTACGTGAAGCGGCCGAGCAGCCAGGAGCAGAGCCTCTTCTCCGGGGAGCGGTCGCGGTACCTGGTCGTCTACCCGTTCGTGAAAAGCGTCGATTGGTACCTGACGCCGGCCGAGGAGCGGCAGGAGGTGATGAAGGGCCACATGCGGGTCGGACATCGGTTCCCGCAGGTGCGCCAGCTGCTCGCCTACTCGTTCGGCCTCGACGACCAGGAGTTCATCGTGGCCTACGAGACCGATGAGCTGGTCGCCTTTCAGGACCTGGTCCGCGAGCTGCGCGAGACGGAGAGCCGCCGCTCCACGGTGCGCGACACGCCGATCATCACCGGCATCCACCGGCCGCTTGGCGAGATCCTCCGGCAGCTGTCGGGGAGTGCCACATGA